Proteins co-encoded in one Longimicrobium terrae genomic window:
- the bamA gene encoding outer membrane protein assembly factor BamA → MDTVVVRGSARISDAAVRSSLGLRPGATVTAPVVQDAIRRLMASGNYESVQISVRNAEAGHGPLVVDLRERPILAEVRFEGLRSISGSTVRDSAGLRENTPLEPQRVAAASKLIRDMLAKKGVQVLAVDTATQPVATGGVRLTFTVREGNRLAISDIDFVGNQAFGDDVLKGALSTREEGFLWFRTGKFDRTTFDEDLRTNLPDFYGSHGYIDFAVVRDTLVVDPATGKARLTIEVAEGPQYRLGDFNVEGNSRFPSEILAEQFTTQRRSVLGLPFGSQREREAGEVFDQGALNAAAGAIEQQYRNEGYLYAQVIPNVQRIPGAAGQPPRVNVSLAVSEQQPFYIRRVAFAGNTNTHESVIRDRLWVVPGDVYSEARVMQSYQAISGLGFFETPMPVPDIVPNPETGTVDITFHVKEKQTGSVNFGTVFGGSPYSGNSGRFAGFLGFQEPNLFGQGKQANVRAEIGYGRSTLELSYTDPAINGGRNSGSVSVFRSGDRYARFGNGRRTRTGASLQFGFPVPGSQRTRAFLGYSLSRTAYETDDEEACSGSSSLFCLPDATASTLSASVARDTKNHPLFPTSGTRQSVQLEQTGGPLGGSANFQKLFTQAEWWVPVGKLGSSPRSPTMALGLQGRAGAIFGDAGPLPFERFYVGGVQFGQPLRGYQESTIGPRGYSLACNRSLELGCLGDAFFTVTGEYALRLTDALSVSAFGDAGNVYGSVGEFNPTSRLYRGAGVGATLVTPFLGAIGIDAAYGFDRPEPGWEIHFKLGNSF, encoded by the coding sequence GTGGACACCGTGGTGGTGCGCGGGTCGGCGCGGATTTCCGACGCGGCCGTCCGCTCGTCGCTGGGGCTTCGCCCCGGCGCCACGGTGACCGCGCCGGTGGTGCAGGACGCCATCCGCCGCCTGATGGCGTCGGGCAACTACGAGTCGGTGCAGATTTCGGTGCGCAACGCCGAGGCGGGCCACGGCCCGCTGGTGGTGGACCTGCGCGAGCGGCCGATTCTGGCCGAGGTGCGCTTCGAAGGGCTGCGCAGCATCTCGGGCAGCACCGTGCGCGACTCGGCCGGCCTGCGCGAGAACACCCCGCTGGAGCCGCAGCGCGTGGCGGCCGCCAGCAAGCTGATCCGCGACATGCTGGCCAAGAAGGGCGTGCAGGTGCTGGCAGTGGACACGGCGACGCAGCCGGTGGCCACGGGCGGCGTGCGGCTCACCTTTACGGTGCGCGAGGGCAACCGCCTGGCGATCTCGGACATCGACTTCGTGGGCAACCAGGCCTTTGGCGACGACGTGCTGAAGGGCGCGCTGAGCACGCGGGAAGAAGGCTTCCTGTGGTTCCGCACCGGCAAGTTCGACCGCACGACCTTTGACGAGGACCTGCGCACCAACCTGCCGGACTTCTACGGATCGCACGGGTACATCGACTTCGCCGTGGTGCGCGACACCCTGGTGGTGGACCCCGCCACGGGCAAGGCGCGGCTGACCATCGAGGTGGCCGAGGGCCCGCAGTACCGGCTGGGCGACTTCAACGTGGAAGGCAACTCGCGCTTTCCCAGCGAGATCCTGGCCGAGCAGTTCACCACGCAGCGCCGCTCGGTGCTGGGCCTGCCCTTTGGCAGCCAGCGCGAGCGCGAGGCGGGCGAGGTGTTCGACCAGGGCGCGCTCAACGCGGCCGCGGGCGCCATCGAGCAGCAGTACCGCAACGAGGGCTACCTGTACGCGCAGGTGATTCCCAACGTGCAGCGCATTCCGGGCGCGGCGGGGCAGCCTCCGCGGGTGAACGTGTCGCTGGCCGTTTCCGAGCAGCAGCCGTTCTACATCCGCCGGGTGGCGTTCGCGGGCAACACCAACACGCACGAGTCGGTGATCCGCGACCGTCTGTGGGTGGTGCCGGGCGACGTGTACAGCGAAGCGCGGGTGATGCAGAGCTACCAGGCGATCTCGGGCCTGGGCTTCTTTGAAACGCCCATGCCGGTGCCCGACATCGTTCCCAACCCGGAGACGGGGACGGTGGACATCACCTTCCACGTCAAGGAAAAGCAGACGGGGAGCGTGAACTTCGGCACGGTGTTCGGCGGCTCGCCGTACAGCGGCAACAGCGGGCGCTTCGCCGGCTTCCTGGGCTTTCAGGAGCCCAACCTGTTCGGCCAGGGCAAGCAGGCCAACGTGCGCGCGGAGATCGGCTACGGCCGCAGCACGCTGGAGCTGAGCTACACCGACCCGGCCATCAACGGCGGGCGCAACTCCGGCAGTGTGTCGGTATTCCGCTCCGGCGACCGGTACGCGCGCTTCGGCAACGGGCGCCGCACCCGCACGGGCGCCTCGCTGCAGTTCGGCTTCCCGGTTCCGGGATCGCAGCGCACCCGGGCGTTCCTGGGCTACTCGCTGTCGCGCACGGCGTACGAGACGGACGACGAGGAAGCGTGCTCGGGCTCCAGCAGCCTGTTCTGCCTTCCCGACGCCACGGCCAGCACGCTTTCGGCCTCGGTGGCGCGCGATACCAAGAACCACCCGCTCTTTCCCACATCGGGAACGCGGCAGTCGGTGCAGCTGGAGCAGACGGGCGGCCCGCTGGGCGGCAGCGCCAACTTCCAGAAGCTGTTTACGCAGGCCGAGTGGTGGGTGCCGGTGGGCAAGCTGGGCAGCTCGCCCCGCTCGCCGACCATGGCGCTGGGGCTGCAGGGACGCGCGGGCGCCATCTTCGGCGACGCGGGACCGCTTCCGTTTGAGCGCTTCTACGTGGGCGGCGTGCAGTTCGGCCAGCCGCTGCGCGGCTACCAGGAAAGCACCATCGGTCCGCGCGGCTACAGCCTGGCCTGCAACCGCAGCCTGGAGCTGGGCTGCCTGGGCGACGCCTTCTTCACCGTGACGGGTGAGTACGCGCTGCGCCTGACGGACGCGCTGTCGGTATCGGCCTTTGGCGACGCGGGCAACGTGTACGGCTCGGTGGGCGAGTTCAACCCCACGTCGCGGCTGTACCGCGGCGCGGGCGTGGGCGCCACGCTGGTGACCCCGTTCCTGGGCGCCATCGGCATCGACGCGGCGTACGGATTCGACCGCCCCGAGCCGGGCTGGGAGATCCACTTCAAGCTGGGCAATTCCTTTTAA
- a CDS encoding OmpH family outer membrane protein, which produces MKRILSFAFAGALALAATAAPAQAQLKMGYINSQRVLAETPAFAGVRTTLEREFATQRAEIDSLEARLGRADQALRGEAGLTDAVRQQRQQALQQQFAAYQQRAQQIQQQVQSREQELVRPVMERIRGVLEEVRAAGGFSFIMDPPEGVIVAVDPALDVTDQVVRRLGGTPAPAGAAAPAPAGPRRP; this is translated from the coding sequence ATGAAGCGCATTCTGTCGTTCGCCTTTGCGGGCGCCCTGGCCCTGGCCGCCACCGCGGCTCCTGCCCAGGCGCAGCTCAAGATGGGATACATCAACTCGCAGCGCGTGCTGGCCGAAACGCCGGCGTTCGCCGGCGTGCGCACCACGCTGGAGCGCGAGTTTGCCACGCAGCGCGCGGAGATCGACTCGCTGGAGGCCCGTCTGGGCCGCGCCGACCAGGCGCTCCGCGGCGAGGCCGGGCTGACCGACGCGGTGCGCCAGCAGCGCCAGCAGGCGCTGCAGCAGCAGTTTGCGGCGTACCAGCAGCGCGCGCAGCAGATTCAGCAGCAGGTGCAGAGCCGCGAGCAGGAGCTGGTGCGTCCGGTGATGGAGCGCATTCGCGGCGTGCTGGAGGAAGTGCGCGCGGCGGGCGGCTTCAGCTTCATCATGGATCCCCCGGAGGGCGTGATCGTGGCGGTGGACCCGGCGCTGGACGTGACGGACCAGGTGGTGCGCCGCCTGGGCGGCACGCCGGCCCCCGCCGGCGCGGCCGCTCCGGCCCCGGCCGGCCCGCGCCGCCCGTAA
- the lpxD gene encoding UDP-3-O-(3-hydroxymyristoyl)glucosamine N-acyltransferase — MAELTAAEVARIAEGDLEGDGTLTLHGVAPLEEAGPGHLSFVAEARYHPYIHASRAGAVLVARDARVQLPAGMSAVRVDDPRRALARLLPLFYPETPAAPGVHATAVLGDGVVVASTATVGPYAVVGEGTRVGERARIGAQTVVGRGCEIGDDVVLHPHVTLYDGVRLGERCIVHSGARLGADGFGYVPDAAGLRKMPQVGRCILEADVEVGANTTIDRGSIGDTVVGRGTKIDNLVMIGHNCRIGRNVIIVSQVGISGSTRVGDGAVLGGQAGVQGHIEIGAGARVGGQAGVLGNVEAGATVSGYPARPHREALRVQAAVFALPKLVQRLRALETIVLGRGAKGAPAASGQTDGP, encoded by the coding sequence ATGGCGGAGTTGACGGCGGCGGAGGTGGCACGCATCGCGGAGGGCGACCTGGAGGGCGACGGCACGCTCACGCTGCACGGGGTGGCCCCGCTGGAAGAAGCCGGGCCCGGACACCTGTCGTTCGTTGCCGAAGCGAGATACCACCCGTACATTCACGCGTCCCGGGCCGGCGCCGTGCTCGTCGCGCGCGACGCCCGGGTGCAGCTTCCCGCCGGGATGAGCGCGGTGCGGGTGGACGACCCGCGCCGCGCCCTCGCACGCCTGCTGCCGCTGTTCTATCCCGAAACGCCCGCCGCCCCCGGCGTGCACGCGACGGCCGTCCTGGGCGACGGGGTCGTGGTGGCATCCACGGCTACGGTCGGTCCGTACGCGGTGGTGGGCGAGGGGACACGGGTGGGGGAGCGGGCGCGGATCGGCGCGCAGACGGTCGTCGGGCGCGGGTGCGAGATCGGCGACGACGTGGTGCTGCATCCCCACGTGACGCTGTACGACGGGGTGCGGCTGGGCGAGCGCTGCATCGTGCACAGCGGGGCCCGGCTGGGCGCGGACGGCTTCGGCTACGTCCCGGACGCTGCCGGGCTGCGCAAGATGCCGCAGGTGGGACGCTGCATTCTGGAGGCGGACGTGGAGGTGGGGGCCAACACCACCATCGACCGCGGCTCCATCGGCGACACGGTGGTGGGGCGGGGGACCAAGATCGACAACCTGGTCATGATCGGGCACAACTGCCGCATCGGCCGCAATGTCATCATCGTCTCCCAGGTGGGAATCAGCGGGAGCACGCGGGTGGGCGACGGCGCGGTGCTGGGCGGCCAGGCCGGCGTGCAGGGCCACATCGAGATCGGCGCCGGCGCCCGGGTGGGCGGGCAGGCCGGGGTGCTGGGGAACGTGGAAGCCGGCGCAACGGTCAGCGGATACCCGGCCCGGCCGCACCGCGAGGCGCTGCGCGTGCAGGCGGCGGTGTTCGCCCTTCCCAAGCTGGTGCAGCGCCTGCGCGCGCTGGAAACGATTGTTCTGGGCCGGGGCGCGAAGGGCGCACCGGCCGCTTCCGGGCAGACTGACGGCCCTTGA
- a CDS encoding bifunctional UDP-3-O-[3-hydroxymyristoyl] N-acetylglucosamine deacetylase/3-hydroxyacyl-ACP dehydratase: MSRPSSEMQTTTPRQNTLARASELRGVGLHTGAEVTLRLVPAPVNTGIVFRRTDLEGRPEVPAHVSHVVGTELGTSIGLGEARVHTVEHLLSAMVVRQIDNAYVEISGEEVPAADGSARPFDELLAECGREEQDAPARFLTVDEAFSLSAKGGAEYVVAPSPDQRISATIEFDHPLIGRQFGSFRVDADRFPSEVLAARTFCFARDVDAMRGRGLAMGGSQENAVVLSETGLVEGTELRFADEFVRHKALDVVGDLALIGARLRAHVVAERPGHLGNVALAKELVARAERKALARPILNIEQIMQYLPHRYPFLLVDRVVEFEERKRIVGLKNVTINEPFFQGHFPGRPVMPGVMIIEAMAQVGGLLVLENVEGLEDKVIYFLGLDNVRWRRPVTPGDQIRFEVELVQVRGATVKMRGVGTVDGQLCAEAEMMARVVDR, from the coding sequence TTGAGCCGACCATCGAGCGAAATGCAGACGACCACGCCACGCCAGAACACCCTCGCCCGCGCCTCGGAACTGCGCGGGGTGGGGCTTCACACCGGGGCCGAGGTGACGCTCCGCCTCGTTCCCGCGCCCGTCAACACGGGCATCGTCTTCCGCCGCACCGACCTGGAGGGCCGGCCGGAGGTGCCCGCCCACGTGTCGCACGTGGTGGGGACGGAGCTGGGCACTTCCATCGGCCTGGGGGAGGCGCGCGTCCACACGGTGGAGCACCTCCTGTCGGCCATGGTGGTCCGCCAGATCGACAACGCGTACGTGGAGATCAGCGGCGAGGAAGTGCCCGCCGCCGACGGAAGCGCGCGTCCGTTTGATGAACTGCTGGCGGAGTGCGGGCGCGAGGAGCAGGACGCGCCCGCCCGCTTTCTGACGGTGGACGAGGCGTTCTCGCTGAGCGCCAAGGGCGGCGCGGAGTACGTGGTGGCGCCCTCGCCGGACCAGCGGATCTCGGCCACGATCGAGTTCGACCATCCCCTGATCGGCCGGCAGTTCGGCAGCTTTCGCGTGGACGCGGACCGCTTTCCCAGCGAGGTGCTGGCGGCGCGCACGTTCTGCTTCGCCCGCGACGTGGACGCCATGCGCGGCCGCGGGCTGGCGATGGGCGGATCGCAGGAGAACGCCGTCGTCCTGTCCGAGACGGGGCTGGTGGAGGGGACGGAGCTGCGCTTCGCGGATGAGTTCGTGCGGCACAAGGCGCTGGACGTGGTGGGCGACCTGGCGCTGATCGGGGCGCGGCTGCGGGCGCACGTGGTCGCCGAGCGGCCGGGGCACCTGGGCAACGTCGCGCTCGCCAAGGAGCTGGTCGCCCGCGCGGAACGCAAGGCGCTGGCGCGGCCGATTCTCAACATCGAGCAGATCATGCAGTATCTGCCGCACCGGTACCCGTTCCTGCTGGTGGACCGGGTGGTGGAGTTCGAGGAGCGCAAGCGCATCGTCGGGCTCAAGAACGTCACCATCAACGAGCCCTTCTTTCAGGGCCACTTCCCCGGGCGGCCGGTGATGCCGGGGGTGATGATCATCGAGGCGATGGCGCAGGTGGGCGGGCTGCTGGTGCTGGAGAACGTGGAGGGGCTGGAGGACAAGGTCATCTACTTCCTGGGGCTGGACAACGTCCGCTGGCGTCGGCCGGTGACGCCGGGCGACCAGATCCGCTTTGAGGTGGAACTGGTGCAGGTGCGCGGGGCAACGGTAAAGATGCGCGGAGTGGGCACCGTGGACGGCCAGCTGTGCGCCGAGGCGGAGATGATGGCACGTGTCGTCGACCGCTGA